A genome region from Populus alba chromosome 5, ASM523922v2, whole genome shotgun sequence includes the following:
- the LOC118029986 gene encoding homeobox-leucine zipper protein ATHB-40: protein MNHKVEDHIALISQLYPGLYTQMVPKQGESKPRRRRKKNTGEGVGGARKRKLSAEQVNFLEMTFGDEHKLETERKEKLASDLGLDPRQVAVWFQNRRARWKNKKLEEEYTKLKTAHESIVVEKCLLESEVLKLKEQLSRAEKEIQRLSDRADRVSTSSPSSSLSMAMEPPFLGEFAVLEGYGDAFYMPPENNYIPGMEWINQYM, encoded by the exons ATGAATCACAAGGTTGAAGATCACATAGCACTCATATCTCAATTGTACCCCGGTTTATACACTCAAATGGTTCCAAAACAAG GTGAATCTAAACCACGACGAAGGCGAAAGAAGAACACAGGAGAAGGTGTTGGTGGCGCAAGGAAGAGGAAACTTAGTGCTGAGCAAGTTAATTTCCTAGAAATGACTTTTGGTGATGAACATAAGTTGGAAACCGAGAGGAAGGAGAAGCTTGCTTCAGATTTGGGGCTTGACCCTCGTCAAGTTGCGGTTTGGTTTCAAAACCGAAGGGCAAGGTGGAAGAACAAGAAGCTAGAGGAGGAATACACAAAGTTGAAGACAGCCCATGAGAGCATAGTTGTCGAGAAATGCCTGCTTGAATCCGAG GTTTTAAAGCTCAAGGAACAACTCTCTAGAGCAGAAAAGGAGATCCAAAGGCTATCAGACCGTGCTGATAGGGTTTCCACCAGCAGTCCCAGTTCATCCCTGTCAATGGCCATGGAGCCCCCATTTCTGGGAGAATTTGCAGTACTGGAAGGATATGGAGATGCTTTCTACATGCCACCAGAAAACAATTACATTCCCGGAATGGAATGGATTAATCAGTATATGTGA